DNA from Sulfodiicoccus acidiphilus:
CTCAACCGATCCCAAGAATAGTCGGGACGGTGTGGTTTATACTTATCTCAAATCCTGCTTGAAGTTGTTCTTCGGAGCTTCACAACTTCTTGAAGGTCAAGCGCGTGAGCCAGTAGATCGACTTGAGTACACCTACAGTGTTGTTGAGATTAAGTGTCGAATACTTCAGGGAGGATTCGCCCTTGGTGTCTCTCAGTTCCTTAAACACCCATTCTATGCTATCAAACACCCTATCTATCATGTACTGTACCAACCGCTGGGCCACCTTGTTTCCCAGTCCTCCCGTGAAAGTAGGTATAGAGTCCCTTATGACCTTCAAGTTCCATCTCCAGCTTATGTAGAGCAGGTCCCAGTACCTAGCCGGAAGTTTCTTTAAAGAGGGAAACGGATTGTCCCGGATCATGGTGTTACCCATTGGTACCACTGGAAGTGGAAATATGTAGGTCTTGAATCCGTGGTCAATTATTGACTCCACCAACCTTATACTTTCCTCTACGTCTTGGTCGTTTTCTTCTGGGTAACCTATAGTCATCGTGTAGCAAGGGTAAATGTAGCTCTCGTTCATCACTGCTGTCGCCTTTATCACCAGATCTCCCCAGTCCCCAATACTCCACGGAAAAGCCTTCGCCCTCATGTACTTACGAAGGATCTTTTCACTCCCAGTCTCCAGTCCTACAACTGGAGCCGCGGCCCTCACCCTGTCGTATCTAGAGATCTCCGCCATGGATTTAACCGTCTTTGGACTGTCCATCACCGCACCTATTGATATGTGAGGAAACCAAGCACCATCCATACCGGCGGACATGGTAGTCTGAAACAGCTTCACTACAGCGTCATGATTCACCCTTAGCTTACTGGATCCATAAAGGAGGATATCGTCAGTGACGAACTCAACCCTCTCCGCACCACCGCGCTTATTGACCTCAATCTCCTTTTGCACGTCCTCGAGCGGAATCGATAAGAAGGTGTCGGGAGTTATGGAACAGAACCAACACCCTCTAGGACATCCACGAGTAACCTGCACCTCTCCCAGTCGCGCGGGATTGACAATGGTCGGTATTTCACTAACCTTAGGCTTCCTACCCTTCACCGCTGGCGGTGGTGTTCTACCCTCCAACACCGACTTTACTAGGGGGGGAAAGTCTAGCTCACCGTGGCCGTAGAATAGCGTGTCTATCCAGACAGGTCTCTCTTTCTCCAATTGCCAAACTCCAGGTCCACCCACTATGACCTTGAAGCCGTACTTTGCCTTCAATTTCATTACTTCCTCTCCTAACTCCCTAAAGAGCTCGGCAGTCCACGTAGGTCCCCCACCGAACAGCATGGAAAGTTTCATGCTCACCGGCTCAAGGCCTAGGGGATCGTGAACCGTCAATCCCAACACCTTTGTCTGAGGGGACACTACGTGCTTGAGTTCGTCTGGGGGAGTCACATATACTTCGTCCTCTGAGAAGCCTGCTCTCAATAGGGAGGCCTCCACTTTCCTGAGGGCATAAGGAGCGACTACAGCCTTTCCTCCCCTTGACTTGACCCTGGGAGTGAAGAAGACCTTCACGAAGGCCTGTGGAACTAGCCTGCTGGGCATGCAAGCTACATAACCCATTACGCTGGAGCCACCGTAGTCGGTGAAGGAACCTCTATCTGCGGTAAGAACGACTGTAGCACCCATAAACCTTCATTTACGTGAAGAAGTAATAAATTTCCACATAAGGTGGTATAAACAACAACTTACACAGAAACAGTGAGCGAGGGGAATGTAAATGCTAGTTTAGCTAACTAAAGATTTATAAATTCATTTCTAGTCATAAAGAGTGGGAAAGTCCCATAAAGCCCTTTCGAGTAAGAGGCTCATCTCCAAGAACCGATTCAAGCCGAGTCGAAGCGGCCTAAGATAGCAAGCACCTCAAGAACTTAAGGACATGTACGCGAAGCTAGAGAAGCGGTTCGCCTGCAACTACCACGTCATCGTGATGAGGGACATACGAGTTAAACAACTGTTCTACAAGTCCTTAAGATCTATGAGAAAGAGATTACGATAGGTCTCCCTTCCACGAACTTGGAACTGTGACGAAGTATAAGGTAGGGAAGTACTGTGAGAGGTTTAATCCTGGTAGATCCTAAACACACTTCGAGGAATTGTGCCAGATACAGCTGACTTCCTCCCCGCCCTGGAAGGGACGAGGGTTCCCTCCCAGAGGGATCGTCGTTCCCACCACCGGTTCGGGTTTACATGTCTCGTTTGGTGGGCAGTCGAGTGGATCAGAGATCCACTCCCATTTGAAGAGGAGGGGACTTTCATCGCAAAGCTCTAGTCCCTTAAGGGAGAAGAGAGACGATGGTTGCTCCTCCCACAGTCCCATTAAACCTTCGATCGAGCTGGGGAGGAGCGTCGTTAGTACCACTAAGAGAAATTTCACAAAGAAGTATTTAAATATATAAGGGGGCTATCCATCCCCGCCGTGAAAGGCGAGGCTTTCCGCCCCCTTAACCCCAATTTTTGTAACTTGAAGGAAAGACCTAACTTTGAAAGATCACGCCTCCACAAATGCCTTGTGAGGTCGGGTAGCTGACCAGAACTACAACGGTCCTCTTAACGTCCTGAAGAGGTCGGAGATAAGGCAGCTCTCATTGGAGCTCTGCCCTCTACCGTTAAGCAAGGTGGGGGCAATGAGGAGGAAGCCCCGCCCATGGAGACGGGGTAATTAAGTCTGACATAAGCCTCCATTAGCGGCCATGCCAAACCAACTCGTGGGGGCTTTCTAAAAAGGGGTGGATGAGCAGGAAGTTTTCGAGGGAGTCAAGTAAGGGGCCTGTCATCCCTTCTCGATATTTAACCAAGGCCTTTCCCGAGCTCCCCTCCCAAGATAGGCACTCATTTTAAATAACAGAGACAACTCAATTTAATCTAAGACAGTAAAGTAATCCCCCATCTAAGTTAAGCTAGAGTCTAGCATCCCCTTTGGAACTTTAGGTTAAGAGGCCATCCACGAGTAGAGCAGCCAGGCACCCTTAGAGCCTCATAGCTCACTTAGGCTGTTCGGTTACAGAGATAATATCTAGAGCCTCAGCGTAGAGAAATCCCAAAATCACCCATCCAAAGAACACGTCCTGAATAGACTTGGGTATTTCAGGTAACGAGAATAAGAGAACCCATACAGAGACTCCAGTCGCCACCAATGCTACGCTAAGCTCCACTACTCTCTTCCATCCCTTCATCAGAGACATTCTAAGCAAGGAGAAGTTGGCCGACAAATGTATTAAGATGTTACAGAATCCAGCTAACGCTCCAAGAGCGAGGAACGTGTAGTAAATTCCGAGCCCCAAGGCCATCAAAGTGATCGTTGCCACGAATATTCCACCTACAACGCCTTCGGCCAAGAACGGTCGACCCTTGGTCTCCTTAGAGAAAATGTAAGGAAACCTGCGATCCTCCGCCATTGCTTTAAGTGTTCTAGAGCCGGCCAGCACATAAGCCATACCCCCCATCACCCCGTCGCTAAGTGCTACGAAACCTAGCCCCAACGTCCCTAATGGACCCAATCGCTGAAGAATGTAATCCACGAGATTTCCGGTGAAGCCTATCTCTCCTAGACCGTAGAAGAATAAGGTGGCCAAAACTCCACCAACTAACAACACCGCTATCGCAGCCCTGCCTATAGTGGTTTTAGCGTTCTGTGCTTCACCTCCAAGCGGTGCTATGGAGCCATAGCCGGTAGGTATTCCTAGACCAAATATAACAGCTGCTGCTAGTTTGGTAGGAAAGGAGATTGGATCGTAGAAAGCCCACCCAGACTCGTGCATGAAAAACAAGGATAGTCCTATTAACACCGCCATCTCCACTGTGGACATAACTAAAGCATAAGTAGCGGAAGTTCTAACACCTGCCAAGACCAAGGAAATGGCTAAAATCGAAACACTTAGCGCTAACACCCATTGTGCAACCCCAGTCGTCACGTACAGCACGTAGGCCCCACCAGCCAAGAGAGTACCTCCGTAAGAAAGGGCATAGAGAAGGTAGCTCCATCCCGTTTCCAGTCCCAACCTCGATGTGAGGGAATAAAAGGCGTAAACGTAGTATCCACCTCCTCGCTTAAATCTCTTTGAAAGGTAGTAAACTACAAGTCCGTTAAACAACACAACTATTGTAGCGATGAGCATTGCGAAGGACGCTGCCCTTCCGGCCTCGGCCACCATGACTGTCCCAAAGGTGAGAAGGGATATGAAAGGGGCTTGCCCCCCAAACGAGAGGAAGAAGAGCTCGCGAAAACCCAACTTTCGTGAGTTATGGGGGACTACCCTCTCTTTTTCCATTATCGATAATACGAGTGTACAATGAATTTATGCGTTATGTGTCCTGTTCGCTGGTGCATTTCAGCCCAAACTTTAAGATCAGTGGAAAGACATTTTCCTTGAGATGTCCAGGTTAGCATTCGTCCTTTACACAGACCCAGAACAAAGGAGCGAGTTGGTGAAGGCTCAACACGCCCTTCAAGCGGCTATTCAGCTCAAGAGGAAGGGTCACGATGTTAAGGTATTCTTCGACGGTCTTGGGGTAAAGGTGCCCTTGCACGAGAAAACAAGGGAACTTGTAGACGAGGCTATGAAGGAAGGTATCGTAGCAGGAGCGTGCGGATACTGTGCCTCGCCACCTCACGTTAACGTGACAGAGAAGGTGAGAAAGGCTGGCCTCCAACTCGTCGGGGACGAGAGTCGTCATAGGGACATCTCTATGTTTATGGACGAGGGATACCAGCTTGTTATAGTCTGACTTCCTTCCACGCTGGTGATTAATGTAGATTCGGTTAGTCGGTTTTCAAATCCAACTTGAGATTACGCCGCGATAAGTGATGGAGCTCAGAGCTGCTTTAGGAGACTCTTGAGTACGAGAAATATTGATTTCCCTGTCAGACAAAGGAGGAATGACATCAGCATGATTAGACATTAACTTCAATACTGGAAAGCGAGGCCCCGTTCTTCCGATTTCTATTCGAACAACAGAGACCTTTTCACGAGGGTAGTTTACTTCATGAAAGATCTTTTTAAATGTGAGCGATGAGTAGTTATTATGGTGAGCATAGTGGACCTGGTAAAGAAGGAACTGGCCAAACAGGTAAGCGATCTCACTAGAGAGTTCTACGAGGAGGTGTATCCACCTGTGGATCTCTACGAGGAGGGAGGTTACCTCACAGTTAAAGCCGACTTGGCCGGGTTCAAGAAAGAGGACATCAACGTGAGGGTCGTGGGACAAGATACGCTTGTAATTTCTGCATCTAGAGAGTCTAAAAAGCAGGGAGTAGAATACCTGACCCAAAGGCCAAGGAAAGTGGAGAGGCACGTCAAACTGCCAGTGAAGGTGGCAAAGGACGCTGAGGTGATCGGTAGGTATGAGGATGGTGTGCTCACGCTGAGGATACCAGTCGAGGGCGCAGTGAAGGTCAAGATCGAGTGAAGACGAAGGACAATCCTAACAATGCAAGTAGAATTGAAAGGACTTCGTCTCTTGTCAAAACGTAAAGGACCACCGCTCCCACCATTACAATCTGCGGAAGATAGTTCCTACTCCTTTTGCTTCCTACAATTACGGGAGTTCTTCTCTGGGTCAAGAGGGACAGCCTGAGACGGTTCGTTAAAGTGCTTACTACATCCCTGACCTCCTCTTCCATGGCCTCTCTAGCTAGTCCCTCGTCCTCTAAGAATTGGGTAAGGACTCCTATGAAGTCGAAGCTCGGATCTATTGTCCTACATATT
Protein-coding regions in this window:
- a CDS encoding APC family permease; its protein translation is MEKERVVPHNSRKLGFRELFFLSFGGQAPFISLLTFGTVMVAEAGRAASFAMLIATIVVLFNGLVVYYLSKRFKRGGGYYVYAFYSLTSRLGLETGWSYLLYALSYGGTLLAGGAYVLYVTTGVAQWVLALSVSILAISLVLAGVRTSATYALVMSTVEMAVLIGLSLFFMHESGWAFYDPISFPTKLAAAVIFGLGIPTGYGSIAPLGGEAQNAKTTIGRAAIAVLLVGGVLATLFFYGLGEIGFTGNLVDYILQRLGPLGTLGLGFVALSDGVMGGMAYVLAGSRTLKAMAEDRRFPYIFSKETKGRPFLAEGVVGGIFVATITLMALGLGIYYTFLALGALAGFCNILIHLSANFSLLRMSLMKGWKRVVELSVALVATGVSVWVLLFSLPEIPKSIQDVFFGWVILGFLYAEALDIISVTEQPK
- a CDS encoding B12-binding domain-containing radical SAM protein: MGATVVLTADRGSFTDYGGSSVMGYVACMPSRLVPQAFVKVFFTPRVKSRGGKAVVAPYALRKVEASLLRAGFSEDEVYVTPPDELKHVVSPQTKVLGLTVHDPLGLEPVSMKLSMLFGGGPTWTAELFRELGEEVMKLKAKYGFKVIVGGPGVWQLEKERPVWIDTLFYGHGELDFPPLVKSVLEGRTPPPAVKGRKPKVSEIPTIVNPARLGEVQVTRGCPRGCWFCSITPDTFLSIPLEDVQKEIEVNKRGGAERVEFVTDDILLYGSSKLRVNHDAVVKLFQTTMSAGMDGAWFPHISIGAVMDSPKTVKSMAEISRYDRVRAAAPVVGLETGSEKILRKYMRAKAFPWSIGDWGDLVIKATAVMNESYIYPCYTMTIGYPEENDQDVEESIRLVESIIDHGFKTYIFPLPVVPMGNTMIRDNPFPSLKKLPARYWDLLYISWRWNLKVIRDSIPTFTGGLGNKVAQRLVQYMIDRVFDSIEWVFKELRDTKGESSLKYSTLNLNNTVGVLKSIYWLTRLTFKKL
- a CDS encoding DsrE family protein: MSRLAFVLYTDPEQRSELVKAQHALQAAIQLKRKGHDVKVFFDGLGVKVPLHEKTRELVDEAMKEGIVAGACGYCASPPHVNVTEKVRKAGLQLVGDESRHRDISMFMDEGYQLVIV
- the hsp14 gene encoding archaeal heat shock protein Hsp14, with the protein product MVDLVKKELAKQVSDLTREFYEEVYPPVDLYEEGGYLTVKADLAGFKKEDINVRVVGQDTLVISASRESKKQGVEYLTQRPRKVERHVKLPVKVAKDAEVIGRYEDGVLTLRIPVEGAVKVKIE